taaatatttttgtagcCTCATGGAACCTAGATTTAAGGTTCCATCACGAGTGACAGTGGCAAGGGATTGTATTCTTTTATatagagaaaagaagaagaaattgaaaaaaattttgaaacataattGTCAACGAGTTTGCCTTACAACAGACACTTGGACATCTTTACAGAATGTTAGTTAGATGTGTCTAACTGTGCATTTTGTTGACATTGAATGGAGGTTACACAAAAGAATTTTAAGTTTTGGTCCAGTTCCTAGTCATCGAGGGGaagtgttaggttttgctattgaGAAAGTTTTGTTGGATTGGGGAATTGATAAAGTTTTTACTATTACTGTAGATAATGCAAGTTCTAATGGTACAACCATCAGTTACTTAAAGAGGagggtgaacaattggaagggtaGTGTGCTCAATGGTGAGTTCATGCACATGAGGTGTGTTACACATATCATTAATTTAATTGTGCAAGATGGATTGAAACTTGTGGGAGATTCTGTACTTCGAATTAGGCAAGCAGTAAAATATATTAGGCAATCACCTGGTAGAACTGCTAAATTCAAAGAGTGTGAAGATGAGGAAAAGGTTAAGTGTAAAAAACATTTGTGTTTGGATGTGCCTACTAGATGGAATTCCACATATATGATGTTGGACACtgctcaaaaatttcaaaaagtttttgaTAGATATGATGAAAAAGACCGAGATTTTACACTTGATCTTTCAAAAGATGGTGGAAAAGGAAAGCCaatggaagatgattgggataATGTGAGGAAGATGGTGTAGTTCTTAGGATGTTTCTATCACTTCACTTTGCGTGTTTCTGGTTCTAATTATGTGACTTCTAATACTTTTTTCCATGAAATTTGCATGGTTAAtgcttttttggaaaattgatgcaaaagtgatgattttgaattaagtgaaatggcattcaaaatgaaacataaatatgaTGATTATTAGGGGAATCCAGAAAAATTGAATATGATGATGTTTGTTCTTGAGCCTCGATACAAGTTAGAGTATGTGGATTGGGGCCTTTCTGAACTGTTTcctcctcctacatcttcaattTTGAGTAAAAAGGTGAAGGATGTTATTTTTTCAATGTATGATGAGTATAAAAATGGGGGTAGACAATTCCAATGTAGTGGACCTAGTGGTAAAATTGCCGAAGCTAGCTCTAGTTCTTCTAGTCGTATCTCTGGTATGGACTATGTGGTGGATGATGACGAACCAACAATGAAGATGATGATGGGCTAGATAAATTCAAGAGGCATAGGTCAGAAAAAGAAGGTGGGGAAGGCAAGAGTGATCTTGAGAGGTATCTTTCTGAGGCACCTGAAGAGGGTAGTCaagaatttgatattttaggatGGTGGAAGATAAATAATCCAAGGTTTCCTATCCTTTCACAGTTGGCACGTGATGTTTTGGCTATCCCCATAGCTACTGTTGCTTCTGAGTCTGCATTTAGTACCGGAGGTCGTGTTCTTGATTCTTTCAGGACATCATTGACTCCTAAGGTTGTGGAGGCTCTTATATGTTCTCAAGATTGGTTGCAGAATTCACCATTACCAGTGAACTATGAAGAAAGCCTTGAAGAACTTGATAAACTTGAGAAAGGTAAAACATAATTTCTTAAGACATCTTTTTCACATTTTCtagttgttttattttaattattgttttgtatttattttctctaattcattaacttttcattcatttcagaatttgatcaaattggcatggatgatttattggtaagattatgtattatgaacaattgaacattgatagtcaatttaattttatcttgttataactttcatattatttcattttattaggaaTGATGTTTACATCGAGATTGGAGAATTGAAGTaataattttgaagatggaagaatGTGTGATCAAATAAGCATGGATGatttattggtaagattatgtaTTATGAACAATTGAACATTGATCGTCAATTTAATTTCATCTTGTTGTAACTTTTATATTGTTTCATTTTATTAGGAATGATGCTGACCGATATATTGGAGAATTGAAGCTACAATCTTGAAGATGGAACAATGTGGATGGAAGAATGTGGATAACTTCaattcattaaaattttgaaCCATTGATGAACAATTAGAATGTCTATTTGTATTTGTAATTTgggatattcatatatatattcttgttcATTGTGAATGTTTGCTTGCTTCACtgcttgttttgtgaaattaGGGATAGAGAGAATTAATTATTAAAAGTGCCTAAGGATTGGGACATTGTGGAATTGATATGTAATTctaattttagaagtgaccaacatattttatcattaaaagtgcccaatatattttattttgttaaaattatgggtccctataaaaaattaaaatgctcaataaattttcaactacttcatgaaaaataaatgttattttttttgtaaaaaaatcggTTTAAAACCGAAAAATCACAACCGAACCGccacatttttggttttcaattaaagcataattttggttcggttcggtttcggtttcggttcaaAAATCAcataaccgaaaaattcggtttgGTTTTCGATTTTGGCCAAAACCAAACcgcaccgaaccgtgtacacccctaccAGCACTGGTTCCTATGGTCAGCGTCAGCCCAACTATGGTCGTCATAATCGCAGAGAGCGGTCTGATCAACCCCAAATCATATGTCAGCTTTGTGACAAAGTGGGACACTCGGCCAAGACTTGTTGCGCGGCTTCAGGAGTGAAGTTTATAAATTGTGCTGCTACCAACGAATCCACCGAAAAAAAAGTGGCTTGTGGATTCCACTGCTTCTCACAATATCACCTTCGATCTTGCCAATCTCTCTATTCACTCCGCGTATAATGGCACGGATGAGGTCGTCATTGGTGATGGCTCAGGTTTGCGAGTCACACATGTTGGCTCTATGACTCTTCCCTCTTCCTCAGAGTCTTTTACCTTAACTAATACTCTTTGTGTTGCTAATATTCACAAGAACTTAATTTCCGTTCATAATTTCACTCATTCTAATAATGTTTATCTGTAGTTTcacccattttattttcttgtgaatGATTGGATCACGAAGGCGACTCTTCTTTGCGGTAAATGTCAGGATGGTGTCTATCCAATGTCGATGGCTTCTCCTGCTACCAAGTCTTCTGTCTTAGCACTTGTTGGTGAACGAACAATAGCTGACACTTGGCAGAGACGAATTGGGCATCCGTCAAATAAAATTATCGATTTTGTTATTCGTACTTTTTTCCTTCCAGTTGTAGTGTCTCGTGTCTCTTCATCATCTATTTGTACTGCTTTTCAATACAATAAAAGTCACAAATTGCTTTTTTCTTCCACTTCTCTTGTTAGTACTCATTCTCTTGAATATATTTACACTGATGTTTGGGGGCCTACATCTTCCACTTCACTTGATGGGTTTGGGTTTTATGTCTTGTTTGTTGATCACTTTACCAAGTATTGTTGGTTGTTTCTCATCCATCAAAAAAGTGATGTTTGCTCTATTTTCTGTCAGTTGAAAAGGCTACTTGAAAAacaatttgattttcaaatttaacacTTATACTCCGATAATGGGGGCGAGTATCAtgtttttcatcattttctctccTCTAATTCCATTAGCTGGCTTACCACTGCTCCTCATACACCTCATCAGAATGGTACAAGTGAACGTTAGCATTGACACATTGTCGAAACTAGTCTCACTCTATTGAGTCAAACGACTCTTCCTTATTGGTCCTATGCGTTTCAGAAAACAACTTATTTGATAAATCGTATGCCCActcctattttgaaaaataaaaatccatTTGAATGTTTATTTGGTCGTCGCCTCGATTACAATAAGTTGCGCATTTTTGGTTGTCAATGTCACCCATGGCTCCAACCTTATAACATAGGTAAACTTCAACCAAAACCTCGCCTTGTCTCTTTCTCGGTTACTTGAGTTCCCATAGTGCCAATAAGTGAGGACCTTGTTACATCTCGCATCTACATGTCTAGGCATGTGGTCTTTGAAGAgcgtgtttttcccttttcttcctcTGCCCATGTCATTGTGCCTTCTCTATCAATTTCAAGTGCTAACACACAAGATCTTGCCATACCAATGGTGCTTTCCATTGGATGGATACCCTCCTCTCCTACCACTGTGATGAACATCACTCTTGCAGCTCCGGCTTCACCTTCCTAGACTTTATCACTCTCCCATGCACACTCTCAGCTAGCGGTCATCTCTTTATCCACCACACCTGCATCTCCGACCCAGTCCACCCATACTCATGCTATGACTACCCAGTCTATGAATAATATTCATAGACCCAAACATCTTTACCTTGCCACTAAACACCCTCTTCCTCAACCTGTAGAGCCCACATGTGTGTCTCAGGCCTTGAAGGATCCCAAGTGGCGTCTTGCTATATCTGAAGAGTTCATTGTGTTGGTTAAACATGGCACACGGGAGCTTGTTCCATTGCGCTCTGCCATCAAACTCGTTGATTGTAAATGGGTTTTTCGTATCAAACGAAATCCTGATAGTAGTATTTCTCGCAATAAAGCACGGTTAGTGGCCAAAGGTTTTCATCAATGGTCTGGTTTTGATTATAATAAGACATTCAACCTTGTTGTGAAGCCTATGACTATTTCAATTGCCCTCTCCATTGCTATTTAGAAAATTGGTCACTTCGACAGCTGGATGTTAATAATGCATTTCTGCCTGACCGCCTTCAAGAGTATGTATTCATAGTTTAACCTCTGGTTTTTGTTGATTTTAATATGTATTCATAGTTTAACCTCCGGGTTTTGTTGATTTTAATCTACCTTTTCATGTTAGCAGGTTAAAGAGGTCTTTGTATGGCTTGAAACAAGCACCTCGTGCTTGGTATCAAGAACTGAGTGCTTGTCCTCTTTACCTAAATTTTTAGCAATCTAAATCTGATTCCTCTCTATTTATCTACAATTGTGATGATGTTACTCTCTATTTTTTTAGTTTATGTGGATGATCTCTTACTCACCAGAAGTAATTCTATTGCTATCTCTAAGGTTGTTCAGCAGCTCAGTCGTCGATTTTCTCCTAAGGATCTTAGTCCTTTACATTATTTTCTTGGTGTCGAGGTGATTTCAGTTACCTGTGGGCTGCTCCTCTCCCAAAAAAAGTATATTCAGGATCTGCTTTCTCGCACCAAGATGGATGGTGCTAAGGCAGTGAtgatgtaacgccctgaacccggtGGGTCCCAAAGTGTTGTTCTCCATACATCTCTAATACAATAACAATAAAACAACTTGAACCCAAAGTGGGGTCCTGGGAACACCTATCCATAACTTAATTTAAACAAAGCAATGGGAAATATTTTAAACCTCAAAGTTATACCAGAGCTCTAACCCTCTCATTTACATAGGTATCTCCCACAAAACATTAATACAACCCATGGTATGCAAAAACATCACTACATACATATCTATGTCTCACAAGCACTTACTTTAAACGAAACTATCTAAGTCCCCACCCCAAAGCTCTCTAAGCTGGATTTCttgtatttcctgaaatgttaagataatattcggggtgagacacttcttagtaagacggaacaaattaatatcagtgtgtggcaaatgagttttagtataGCAAAAAATacattcattaattaattaacctaattgagatatcatgtaaaactGAACTCACGCCTATATATTTAAACAAAATGCATATTCTCTTATTAACACATGGTTCAcagagcatccctccccatcgacCTAAGTATATACTTCTCAACcgaattttcatactgagcattcCTCCCCATCGGCCTTAGTACAGACAtcacaacataatttccatactaagcattcCTCCCCATCGGCCTCAGTACAGACATCACAACATAATCTCCATACTAAACATTCCTCCCCATCGGCCTCAGTATAGACATCACAACATAATCTCCATACTAAGCATTCCTCCCCATCGGCCTCAGTACATACTTATTTCCACAATTTGGTCTAAAACCGTCATATTCACAATCAGTATAAAACATGTCATATTCATAGTTCGATGAaaaaccgtcatatcataactcagtataaagTTGTCATATCATGATTCCACAATATTCACAACATTTCCCCAGAGATCAGTATAAAACCATACTTTGTCGTATATTATCATAATATATTCTAATAGGTTTATTTACACGGTAACATaaccatttctcatgccacacagtttgagtgataattcataatataataactgtcggtggaaaaaatatttttgctgaaaacaaaggtacgatcattttcacaatttTACTTTAACCCATAATATacattttttaggaaaaatgagATGATTACTCTACTCACTTGGTTTTTCCTcaaaaacatataataataataataataatcaattttaCATATGCCTaaatcatttagaaaatcatgtacaacatttttatactcataatCTCTgttttaatcggttaaatttaaaaaataagctgacataatttattccccttgccttaaccctggagtggtgcctaggatgccCAAACAACAAATTCGCACCAGTTAAAATGTTAAAGATCAAAGCTGAGACCCTATAATggtgtttatttattaatttggctaaagatttggtgagaaattgaggagagagagagagagagagaaaatcgcagctttagagagagaaaatcgcagctttagagagagagaaaaaatcgCAACcttagagagaaagggagagaaagagagagagagagaaagagagagagttaatttttccccaaaaaaatGAGCTTAGATCTATTTATAGGTTGTTGTCCCCAGgcaaaatcgttgacgatttggtttttaaccaaaccattttaccGCATTTTAACTTTAATGGCTCTCGGTAAATCAAAATTGTCAACGATTTTTCCTGAgctcaccaaaccgtcgacgatttggtcctgcaccaaaccaatattttttttttcgggtctttacatttgataccacaactgtaacgacccgaaatttCACTCTTTGATGCCACAattgtaatgcctcgaaccctgGTGCGGCCTAGAGTGATgttctccatatatatatatatatatatatatatatatgatacaaTAACAATAAAACAACCCATACCCAAAGTGGGGTCCCAGGAACACCTGTCCATAACTTAATTTAAACAAAGTAGTGGGAAATATTTTAAACCTCAAAgctataccagagttctaacccTCGCATTTACATAGGAATCTCCCAAAAAACATTACTACAACCCATGGTATGCAAAAACAACACTACATACATATCAGTGTCTCACAAGCACTTACTTTAAACGAAACTATCGAAGTCCCCGCCCcaaagctctctaagcttgatttcttatatttcctgaaatgttaagataatattcggggtaagacacttcttagtaagatagAACGATAgaacaaattaatatcagtgtgtggcaaatgagttttagtatagaaataatatattcattaattaattaacctaactgagatatcatgtaaaactgtactcacacctatatatttaaACAAAATGCATATTTTCTTCTCAACACATGGTTCAtagagcatccctccccatcagCCTCAGTACATACTTCTCAACtgaatttccatactgagcattccTCCCCATCGGCCTCAGTACAAACATCACAACATAATCTCCATATTGAGCATTCCTCCCCCATCGGCCTTAGTACAGACTTTTTCCACAATTCGATCTAAAATCGTCATATTCACAATTAGTATAAAACATGTCATATTCATAGTTCGGTGAAAAACCTTCATATCATAACTCAATATAAAGTTATCATATCATGATTCCACAATATTCACAACATTTCCCCAGAGATTAGTATAAAACCATACTTCGTTGTATATCAGCATAACATATTCTAATAGGTTTATTTACGTGGTAACATAAccatttcttatgccacacaatttgagtgataattcgtAATATAATAACTGCCcgaggaaaatatatttttgctgaaaacaagggtatgatcattTTCACAATTTTACTTTAACCCAtaatatacatttttcaggaaaaatgagatgattaccctacttggtttttccccaaaaacatatataataatcaattttccatatgcctaaatcattcaaaaaataatGTACAACATTTCTGTACTCATAATCTCAgttttaatcagttaaattttgaaaataagctaacataatttattccccttaccttaaccctggagTGGTCCTAGGATGCCCAAACAACGAATTCGCTCCGGTTAAAATGCTAAGGATCGAAGCTGGAACCCTGTAAtggtatttatttattaatttggtTGAAGATTTggtgagaaattgaggagagagagaaaaatttgcagccctagagagagagagagagagagagagtaattttaCCCAAAAAAATGAACTTAGATCTATTTATAGGTTGTTGTCCCCGGgcaaaactgttgacggtttccctgaaaccatcaatggcaagtttttaaccaaaccattttaccGCATTTTAACTTTAATGGCTCTCAGTAAatcaaaatcgtcgacggtttttacTGAGctcaccaaaccgttgacggtttggtcttgcACCAaaccaatatttttttttttcgggtctctacagatgACTCCACTTGCCACAAAGGATCTTCTTCAGCTTCAAGATGGCTCTTCTCCTACTAATCTGATTGAGTACTCGCATTATAGGAGCTGTCTAATATCTCTCGACATTGCCTTCTCGATCAATAAGTTGGCTCATTTCATGCATAAACCATCTCAACTTCATTGGACCGCTGTCAAACACGTTCTACGATACTTGAAATGCACTATTCATCATGGCATCCTCCCCAAGCGCACTAGGAATCTCACTCTTCAAGGGTTCTCTGATGTAAATTGGGCCGGTGATAAGGATACCAAATCCTTCACCTCCAACCTTGTTTGGAGTCATTCATTATTTCATGAAATCGGTATTCTGATTACTAAGCCCTGCATTTGTTTTGTGATTATATTGGTGCTACTCAATTGAGTCTTAATCCTATTATGCATTCACGGATGAAGCATATTTCTGTTGATCTTCATTTTGTTCGTGATCTAGTCACCAAAGGTTTACTGTAAGTATCTCATGTTAGCACCAATGATCAGCTTGGAGACCTCTTGATTAAGGCTCTACCATGTTAGAAATTTCACTCTCTATGCTCCAAGATCGGCTTATCTGATGGCACGCCTATCTTGAGGGGGCGTATAGAGGAAATTATGTTGTTTTCCAGCAAACTGTCAACAGTTTCTATATACCCTTTAACGGTTTTGTCGGTTGCTGAATTGTCGAGAATCCTTGCAGTTGAAGATTGATTGGTATCCGATAGTCTGTGATAATATGGGATTCTTCagttgtattacttgaatatttgtttgtatttgatagttTAGGATCCtcttgatttggtatttaaatacttttgaatttgtaacaactataccttgtacaagtcctatatataggacatctccATATCAATGAAGTATTTTGCATTCTATATACTATCTTCTTTTCTTTAGCTTCCTTTGCCATTATAATTCAAATGTATCTTTATTCACCTTTAACGACATCGCTAACAACTATTTTTTTGGTTGTGGTTAGTAGATACGCCTTCATGAAGGTGAGTCATGAACTCAaagtcttaaatttcaatttcaactcaaatttcaaagctccaaaagtgtaacgccccaaaaataattattacaggaggatgtagtgattcccaaaaaaaaaaaaaacataactaattaattaattaataattatttttaattaaataatataatattatattatattatattataaaattaatatatatacatagatataTAAACCTTCTTGAAGCTAGAGTAtagtaacccgaaccaagaaaataaagaaataaataaaagaaaagagaaagtaaaaggaaaaaggggaaaaaGGGTTTGGCTaggaccaaaccattgacggttttgtgagGATCagaaaaattgtcgacggttttcctgtaGGTAAACTACCAAGAGCTGTTTAAGggtcaaaccatcgatggttttgtcaAGCCTAgaaaaatcgttgacgatttttctGCGAGTCTGTTTACTTGAGAGCTAAGGTATGTTTATTTTTCATAACTCTCTCTCAACtttctctctgtttctctctctaaaaattagggttttgactttcactctctctttctagcCATAGGAACTCTCCGCAAGTGCTCTctggttctctctcccttctctcgaCACATAGGCCATCGATATTCGGTAGATTTGTGCGGTTAGGTTTTGGTGGTTTcgaaggttttaggcattttcttCACGAACAaataaggggattatattatgtcagttatttttgaaatatggatcgattaaattgcaatttatgtttacagaaactgtatatatgattttctgaacgaatcAGGTATATAGAAATGACTGTTTTGACTTTTATACATTTTTTGGGAAAACTAATGTGAATGGTgtgaacatctcctattttcaataaatatgtattctgagttaaataaaaccctggagatgctcatacccctattttcagcaatttcccagtcagtttatttattttatggtttatcagataaaaattgagtggcatgagaatagtttttaaatggcatatatgaacaaaatgttttaactgatattaCACAGTATGATGTGACAGCTATAAGCCAAGATGTGATGTG
This region of Malania oleifera isolate guangnan ecotype guangnan chromosome 10, ASM2987363v1, whole genome shotgun sequence genomic DNA includes:
- the LOC131166614 gene encoding zinc finger BED domain-containing protein RICESLEEPER 3-like, producing MCLTVHFVDIEWRLHKRILSFGPVPSHRGEVLGFAIEKVLLDWGIDKVFTITVDNASSNGTTISYLKRRVNNWKGSVLNGEFMHMRCVTHIINLIVQDGLKLVGDSVLRIRQAVKYIRQSPGRTAKFKECEDEEKVKCKKHLCLDVPTRWNSTYMMLDTAQKFQKVFDRYDEKDRDFTLDLSKDGGKGKPMEDDWDNGNPEKLNMMMFVLEPRYKLEYVDWGLSELFPPPTSSILSKKVKDVIFSMYDEYKNGGRQFQCSGPSGKIAEASSSSSSRISDDDGLDKFKRHRSEKEGGEGKSDLERYLSEAPEEGSQEFDILGWWKINNPRFPILSQLARDVLAIPIATVASESAFSTGGRVLDSFRTSLTPKVVEALICSQDWLQNSPLPVNYEESLEELDKLEKGMMLTDILEN